Proteins encoded by one window of Arabidopsis thaliana chromosome 2, partial sequence:
- a CDS encoding uncharacterized protein (unknown protein; FUNCTIONS IN: molecular_function unknown; INVOLVED IN: biological_process unknown; LOCATED IN: endomembrane system; Has 1 Blast hits to 1 proteins in 1 species: Archae - 0; Bacteria - 0; Metazoa - 0; Fungi - 0; Plants - 1; Viruses - 0; Other Eukaryotes - 0 (source: NCBI BLink).), producing MCQRSVDKTYHASLADVAIEAQTYAYYAWAFGYPFGFGSFPGYRVYSGRRLRTIRVFLKFGSVSVRVRVDSVRVRFGFFRVVKWRTHSDNSKSRVRVRFGYFSGFSVRVFGSGYYAQAYLKHICTSLWRTF from the exons ATGTGTCAGAGAAGTGTGGACAAAACGTATCATGCCTCTCTTGCTGATGTTGCTATTGAAGCCCAAACATATGCTTACTAC GCGTGGGCATTCGGGTATCCGTTCGGATTCGGTTCTTTTCCCGGGTATCGGGTCTATTCGGGTAGGAGGTTGAGAACCATTCGGGTattcttaaaatttggttCGGTAtcggttcgggttcgggtcg attcggttcgggttcggTTCGGGTTTTTTCGGGTAGTGAAGTGGAGAACCCATTCGGATAATTCTAAAAgtcgggttcgggttcggtttggttaTTTTTCGGGTTTTTCAGTTCGGGTATTCGGTTCCGGGTATTATGCCCAGGCCTATCTTAAACATATTTGTACTTCTTTGTGGCGTACGTTCTAG
- a CDS encoding basic helix-loop-helix (bHLH) DNA-binding superfamily protein (basic helix-loop-helix (bHLH) DNA-binding superfamily protein; FUNCTIONS IN: sequence-specific DNA binding transcription factor activity; INVOLVED IN: response to ethylene stimulus, response to gibberellin stimulus; LOCATED IN: nucleus; EXPRESSED IN: 20 plant structures; EXPRESSED DURING: 13 growth stages; CONTAINS InterPro DOMAIN/s: Helix-loop-helix DNA-binding domain (InterPro:IPR001092), Helix-loop-helix DNA-binding (InterPro:IPR011598); BEST Arabidopsis thaliana protein match is: basic helix-loop-helix (bHLH) DNA-binding superfamily protein (TAIR:AT1G05710.5); Has 35333 Blast hits to 34131 proteins in 2444 species: Archae - 798; Bacteria - 22429; Metazoa - 974; Fungi - 991; Plants - 531; Viruses - 0; Other Eukaryotes - 9610 (source: NCBI BLink).) codes for MEYSRDSAEMMMETKRNVYSLEDNKIKRHKSSDLSFSSKERKDKLAERISALQQLVSPYGKTDTASVLLEGMQYIQFLQEQVKVLSAPYLQATPSTTEEEVEEYSLRSKGLCLVPLEYTSEVAQTNGADIWAPVKTPTSSHAFNLSSSNSPFQ; via the exons ATGGAATACTCTAGAGACTCGGcagagatgatgatggagaCTAAGCGCAATGTCTACTCGCttgaagataacaaaattaaacgaCACAAGTCATctgatctctctttctcttccaag GAGAGGAAAGACAAATTAGCAGAACGTATTTCAGCTCTTCAACAACTAGTTTCCCCTTACGGAAAG ACCGACACTGCATCAGTTCTTCTAGAGGGAATGCAATACATTCAGTTTCTTCAAGAACAAGTCAAG GTTCTAAGTGCTCCTTATCTGCAAGCAACCCCTTCTACTACAGAG GAGGAAGTGGAAGAGTACAGCTTAAGAAGTAAAGGGCTATGTCTTGTTCCATTGGAGTATACATCAGAAGTTGCTCAAACCAATGGTGCTGATATTTGGGCTCCTGTGAAGACTCCAACATCTTCTCATGCTTTTAATCTCTCGTCTTCTAATTCGCCCTTTCAATGA
- a CDS encoding Vacuolar ATPase assembly integral membrane protein VMA21-like domain-containing protein (Vacuolar ATPase assembly integral membrane protein VMA21-like domain; FUNCTIONS IN: molecular_function unknown; INVOLVED IN: biological_process unknown; LOCATED IN: endomembrane system; EXPRESSED IN: 22 plant structures; EXPRESSED DURING: 13 growth stages; CONTAINS InterPro DOMAIN/s: Vacuolar ATPase assembly integral membrane protein VMA21-like domain (InterPro:IPR019013); BEST Arabidopsis thaliana protein match is: Vacuolar ATPase assembly integral membrane protein VMA21-like domain (TAIR:AT1G05780.1); Has 35 Blast hits to 35 proteins in 10 species: Archae - 0; Bacteria - 0; Metazoa - 0; Fungi - 0; Plants - 33; Viruses - 0; Other Eukaryotes - 2 (source: NCBI BLink).), whose protein sequence is MAGVMQKFLIASMFMWILPIAILYGFNNDLLPGSTTLSPHSLTLLSGFLAVVSVNVVIVFYICLALKEPADKHKPDASFVAEAKDSVKKLTSGVTNTDPALKKQE, encoded by the exons ATGGCTGGGGTTATGCAGAAGTTCCTTATTGCATCAATGTTTATGTGGATTCTTCCTATTGCAATATTATATGGATTCAACAATGATTTGCTTCCTG GGTCAACAACGTTGTCTCCACATTCTCTGACACTACTGAGTGGATTTCTTGCCGTGGTATCAGTCAATGTAGTTATTGTGTTTTACATCTGTCTGGCCCTGAAAGAACCTGCGGATAAACACAAGCCAGACGCTTCGTTTGTTGCAGAGGCTAAAGACAGTGTTAAGAAATTGACATCAGGAGTCACAAATACTGACCCTGCGCTGAAGAAACAAGAGTGA
- a CDS encoding S-adenosyl-L-methionine-dependent methyltransferases superfamily protein (S-adenosyl-L-methionine-dependent methyltransferases superfamily protein; FUNCTIONS IN: methyltransferase activity; INVOLVED IN: metabolic process; EXPRESSED IN: 22 plant structures; EXPRESSED DURING: 13 growth stages; CONTAINS InterPro DOMAIN/s: Methyltransferase type 11 (InterPro:IPR013216); BEST Arabidopsis thaliana protein match is: S-adenosyl-L-methionine-dependent methyltransferases superfamily protein (TAIR:AT5G04610.1); Has 1970 Blast hits to 1936 proteins in 487 species: Archae - 34; Bacteria - 737; Metazoa - 349; Fungi - 54; Plants - 234; Viruses - 0; Other Eukaryotes - 562 (source: NCBI BLink).) yields MGKKKGNKAAASTDDFLQTLEDFTSKENWDKFFTLRGNDDSFEWYAEWPQLHDSLLPLLQDSSSSSSDSLQILVPGCGNSRLTEHLYDAGFRDITNVDFSKVVISDMLRRNIRTRPELRWRVMDITKMQLADESFDTVLDKGALDALMEPEVGTKLGNQYLSEAKRVLKPGGKFICLTLAESHVLALLFSRFRFGWKMNVHSIAQKRSKLKTYMVVAEKENSVLLHEITSAFELVSLGRNDSQGSGMREAVESENKIRRDCNNGSDLLYSHEDLKLGIKGDLAELTEGRRIKFTLGGQGSNFSYRAVLLDAQKQTEPFVYYCGVFLVPKTRAHEWLFCSEEGQWQVVESSQAARLIMVFLDSSHSGATMEDIQNDLSPMVTQLAPRNDDEARIPYMMASDGIKKRDTVHEVTSPMTGKVVVEDVVYESAPSNLEDLSTSSDLAFRRLVFKRTEGLIQSEALLVEDGEILEQSQKEKTKNVSQSKRKGNKKQNQEPSRPLMRVSHDYLASSYHTGIISGFTLVSSYLKKAESCGTMVKTVVIGLGAGLLPMFLHGCLPFFSIEAVELDPVMLSVGKDYFGFTQNDRLKVHIADGIKFIRDITNSEASSEESSNIGSNGDSTTHNTQGGICPDILIIDVDSADSSGGLTCPASDFIEETFLLSVKQALPQHGLFIVNLVTRSQSVKDMVVSRMKKVFDHLFGLQLEEEDDVNVVLFGLCSESVISENDIPESAVILEGLLKCQRLETKQSIIDATKKLKCWK; encoded by the exons atggggaagaagaaaggaaacaaagcaGCAGCTTCAACAGATGATTTTTTACAAACCCTCGAAGATTTCACCAGCAAAGAGAATTGGGACAAATTCTTCACTCTCAGAGGCAACGACGACTCTTTCGAGTGGTATGCTGAGTGGCCTCAGCTCCATGACTCGCTTTTACCTCTCCTCcaagattcttcatcttcttcttctgattcgcTTCAGATTCTGGTTCCTGGATGTGGAAACTCCCGCCTTACTGAGCATTTGTACGATGCTGGATTCCGTGACATCACTAATGTTGACTTCTCCAAAGTTGTTATCTCCGATATGCTTCGTCGGAACATTCGGACTCGGCCTGAACTGCGTTGGCGAGTTATGGATATAACAAAGATGCAG TTGGCTGATGAGTCTTTTGATACGGTTCTAGATAAAGGTGCTCTTGATGCTTTGATGGAGCCAGAAGTTGGTACCAAGCTGGGAAATCAATACTTATCAGAG GCCAAGCGGGTTTTGAAACCTGGGGGGAAGTTTATTTGTCTAACGTTGGCGGAGTCTCATGTCTTAG CATTGCTTTTTTCAAGATTTCGTTTTGGTTGGAAGATGAATGTTCATTCAATTGCTCAAAAACGCTCGAAGCTTAAGACATATATGGTGGTGGCTGAAAAGGAAAATTCCGTTTTGTTGCATGAGATAACCTCTGCTTTCGAACTTGTATCTCTTGGCCGCAATGATAGTCAG GGTTCTGGCATGCGTGAAGCCGTCGAGAGCGAGAACAAAATACGTAGAGACTGCAATAATGGCTCAGACTTATTGTACTCGCATGAAGATTTGAAACTTGGTATTAAAGGAGATTTGGCAGAGCTTACTGAAGGTCGCCGTATAAAATTTACTTTGGGTGGCCAAGGAAGCAATTTCAGTTATAGGGCCGTGCTTCTTGATGCTCAGAAACAAACTGAGCCATTTGTATATTATTGTGGTGTTTTTCTTGTCCCCAAG ACTCGTGCTCATGAGTGGCTGTTCTGTTCAGAAGAAGGACAGTGGCAGGTTGTCGAGAGTTCTCAGGCCGCTCGTCTCATAATG GTTTTTCTCGACAGTAGCCATAGTGGAGCCACCATGGAGGATATCCAG AATGATTTATCTCCAATGGTGACACAACTAGCTCCcagaaatgatgatgaagctcGCATTCC GTATATGATGGCAAGTGATGGGATAAAAAAGCGTGATACTGTCCACGAG GTTACATCTCCTATGACTGGGAAAGTGGTTGTTGAAGATGTGGTTTATGAAAGCGCTCCTAGTAATTTAGAAGACTTGTCTACTTCTAGTGATTTGGCATTTCGACGACTTGTATTCAAAAGGACTGAGGGTTTGATACAGTCTGAAGCTTTGCTTGTAGAGGATGGTGAGATTCTTGAACAGtctcagaaagaaaaaactaaaaatgtttCCCAATCGAAGCGAAAGggaaataaaaagcaaaaccaag AACCGAGCAGGCCTCTTATGAGGGTCTCTCATGATTATCTGGCTAGCTCTTACCACACTGGAATTATTTCTGGATTCACATTGGTATCTTCCTACTTGAAGAAGGCTGAGTCATGCGGAACGATG GTTAAGACTGTTGTAATTGGTCTTGGAGCAGGATTACTTCCCATGTTCCTCCATGGATGCTTGCCATTTTTCAGTATTGAG GCGGTTGAGCTTGACCCAGTAATGCTTAGTGTTGGCAAGGATTACTTTGGTTTCACACAAAATGATCGCTTGAAG GTGCATATTGCTGATGGGATCAAATTCATTAGAGATATAACAAACTCTGAAGCTTCGTCTGAGGAATCGTCAAACATTGGCTCAAATGGAGATTCAACCACTCACAATACACAAGGTGGAATTTGTCCTGACATTTTAATTATAGATGTGGATTCAGCAGATTCAAG CGGCGGATTAACCTGCCCTGCATCTGATTTTATCGAAGAGACATTTCTTCTTTCGGTTAAGCAAGCTCTCCCTCAGCACGGTCTTTTCATAGTGAATTTGGTCACGAGATCACAGTCCGTCAAAGATATGGTAGTATCAAGAATGAAAAAG GTTTTCGATCATTTATTTGGCCTGCAactagaagaggaagatgacgTAAACGTAGTGCTCTTTGGGCTTTGCTCTGAATCTGTAATCAGCGAGAACGATATTCCAGAATCTGCAGTTATACTGGAGGGATTGCTCAAGTGCCAGAGATTGGAAACGAAGCAAAGCATCATAGACGCTACAAAGAAGCTGAAATGCTGGAAATAA
- a CDS encoding B3 domain protein (DUF313) (FUNCTIONS IN: DNA binding; INVOLVED IN: regulation of transcription, DNA-dependent; LOCATED IN: cellular_component unknown; CONTAINS InterPro DOMAIN/s: Protein of unknown function DUF313 (InterPro:IPR005508), Transcriptional factor B3 (InterPro:IPR003340); BEST Arabidopsis thaliana protein match is: Domain of unknown function (DUF313) (TAIR:AT2G18810.1); Has 146 Blast hits to 146 proteins in 5 species: Archae - 0; Bacteria - 0; Metazoa - 0; Fungi - 0; Plants - 146; Viruses - 0; Other Eukaryotes - 0 (source: NCBI BLink).), which yields MVRGDDQLNGLQGGKRALDILCVATERTVSAFAYEEIGETSTEGDKRRERLRRLRRLINYSLSTTMNSSLSKRLKIDECKNQDPEQNPNRVASSPSSCHLESKRPQKVVSNKPVRNRKPVIVTDEDRTPTEWLIDVMREVNGMDAKLIFVKVLPNSDVDELQTRLMMPWKQILDMDFLNEEELEKIDRHHKKISASDKGADVIVVNSKGLQRKLKLKRWDMTSTSNYVLGLGWNKVVTDNILQRGTRLRIWSFHSPDMLFFAFVLSDPDPAPTECLNLLAKLCEETTCLEALQEANRMSSLVSDTELDLELRL from the coding sequence atgGTGAGAGGAGATGATCAACTTAATGGTTTGCAGGGAGGGAAGAGAGCGTTAGATATTTTATGTGTAGCGACGGAGAGAACGGTTAGCGCTTTTGCATATGAGGAAATAGGAGAAACATCCACTGAAGGTGATAAAAGGAGGGAGAGACTGAGAAGACTGAgaagattaattaattacagtCTGAGCACAACTATGAATTCCAGCTTGAGCAAACGACTGAAGATTGATGAGTGCAAGAATCAAGACCCggaacaaaaccctaatcgtgttgcttcttctccaagtTCGTGCCATCTAGAGTCCAAGAGGCCTCAAAAAGTGGTTTCAAACAAACCGGTAAGAAACAGAAAGCCGGTTATAGTGACAGATGAAGATAGGACACCGACGGAATGGCTGATTGACGTGATGAGAGAAGTGAACGGTATGGATGCAAAGCTGATATTTGTGAAGGTTCTTCCCAATAGTGATGTCGACGAACTTCAGACACGTCTTATGATGCCCTGGAAGCAGATACTAGATATGGACTTCTTAAACGAGGAAGAGTTAGAAAAAATAGATAGACATCACAAAAAGATTAGTGCCAGTGACAAAGGAGCGGATGTGATCGTGGTGAATTCTAAGGGTCTACAGAGGAAGCTTAAGCTCAAGAGATGGGATATGACTTCCACTTCCAACTACGTCTTAGGTTTAGGATGGAACAAGGTCGTCACCGATAACATTCTACAGAGAGGCACTAGGCTTCGGATCTGGTCCTTCCACTCCCCAGACATGCTCTTTTTCGCCTTCGTTCTTTCAGATCCAGATCCAGCTCCGACTGAGTGCCTAAATTTATTGGCTAAATTGTGCGAGGAGACGACTTGTCTCGAGGCTTTACAAGAGGCAAATAGGATGAGCTCACTCGTCTCGGACACAGAGCTGGACCTCGAGCTCCGGTTGTAG
- a CDS encoding S-adenosyl-L-methionine-dependent methyltransferases superfamily protein, with translation MNVHSIAQKRSKLKTYMVVAEKENSVLLHEITSAFELVSLGRNDSQGSGMREAVESENKIRRDCNNGSDLLYSHEDLKLGIKGDLAELTEGRRIKFTLGGQGSNFSYRAVLLDAQKQTEPFVYYCGVFLVPKTRAHEWLFCSEEGQWQVVESSQAARLIMVFLDSSHSGATMEDIQNDLSPMVTQLAPRNDDEARIPYMMASDGIKKRDTVHEVTSPMTGKVVVEDVVYESAPSNLEDLSTSSDLAFRRLVFKRTEGLIQSEALLVEDGEILEQSQKEKTKNVSQSKRKGNKKQNQEPSRPLMRVSHDYLASSYHTGIISGFTLVSSYLKKAESCGTMVKTVVIGLGAGLLPMFLHGCLPFFSIEAVELDPVMLSVGKDYFGFTQNDRLKVHIADGIKFIRDITNSEASSEESSNIGSNGDSTTHNTQGGICPDILIIDVDSADSSGGLTCPASDFIEETFLLSVKQALPQHGLFIVNLVTRSQSVKDMVVSRMKKVFDHLFGLQLEEEDDVNVVLFGLCSESVISENDIPESAVILEGLLKCQRLETKQSIIDATKKLKCWK, from the exons ATGAATGTTCATTCAATTGCTCAAAAACGCTCGAAGCTTAAGACATATATGGTGGTGGCTGAAAAGGAAAATTCCGTTTTGTTGCATGAGATAACCTCTGCTTTCGAACTTGTATCTCTTGGCCGCAATGATAGTCAG GGTTCTGGCATGCGTGAAGCCGTCGAGAGCGAGAACAAAATACGTAGAGACTGCAATAATGGCTCAGACTTATTGTACTCGCATGAAGATTTGAAACTTGGTATTAAAGGAGATTTGGCAGAGCTTACTGAAGGTCGCCGTATAAAATTTACTTTGGGTGGCCAAGGAAGCAATTTCAGTTATAGGGCCGTGCTTCTTGATGCTCAGAAACAAACTGAGCCATTTGTATATTATTGTGGTGTTTTTCTTGTCCCCAAG ACTCGTGCTCATGAGTGGCTGTTCTGTTCAGAAGAAGGACAGTGGCAGGTTGTCGAGAGTTCTCAGGCCGCTCGTCTCATAATG GTTTTTCTCGACAGTAGCCATAGTGGAGCCACCATGGAGGATATCCAG AATGATTTATCTCCAATGGTGACACAACTAGCTCCcagaaatgatgatgaagctcGCATTCC GTATATGATGGCAAGTGATGGGATAAAAAAGCGTGATACTGTCCACGAG GTTACATCTCCTATGACTGGGAAAGTGGTTGTTGAAGATGTGGTTTATGAAAGCGCTCCTAGTAATTTAGAAGACTTGTCTACTTCTAGTGATTTGGCATTTCGACGACTTGTATTCAAAAGGACTGAGGGTTTGATACAGTCTGAAGCTTTGCTTGTAGAGGATGGTGAGATTCTTGAACAGtctcagaaagaaaaaactaaaaatgtttCCCAATCGAAGCGAAAGggaaataaaaagcaaaaccaag AACCGAGCAGGCCTCTTATGAGGGTCTCTCATGATTATCTGGCTAGCTCTTACCACACTGGAATTATTTCTGGATTCACATTGGTATCTTCCTACTTGAAGAAGGCTGAGTCATGCGGAACGATG GTTAAGACTGTTGTAATTGGTCTTGGAGCAGGATTACTTCCCATGTTCCTCCATGGATGCTTGCCATTTTTCAGTATTGAG GCGGTTGAGCTTGACCCAGTAATGCTTAGTGTTGGCAAGGATTACTTTGGTTTCACACAAAATGATCGCTTGAAG GTGCATATTGCTGATGGGATCAAATTCATTAGAGATATAACAAACTCTGAAGCTTCGTCTGAGGAATCGTCAAACATTGGCTCAAATGGAGATTCAACCACTCACAATACACAAGGTGGAATTTGTCCTGACATTTTAATTATAGATGTGGATTCAGCAGATTCAAG CGGCGGATTAACCTGCCCTGCATCTGATTTTATCGAAGAGACATTTCTTCTTTCGGTTAAGCAAGCTCTCCCTCAGCACGGTCTTTTCATAGTGAATTTGGTCACGAGATCACAGTCCGTCAAAGATATGGTAGTATCAAGAATGAAAAAG GTTTTCGATCATTTATTTGGCCTGCAactagaagaggaagatgacgTAAACGTAGTGCTCTTTGGGCTTTGCTCTGAATCTGTAATCAGCGAGAACGATATTCCAGAATCTGCAGTTATACTGGAGGGATTGCTCAAGTGCCAGAGATTGGAAACGAAGCAAAGCATCATAGACGCTACAAAGAAGCTGAAATGCTGGAAATAA
- a CDS encoding FAM136A-like protein (DUF842) (Eukaryotic protein of unknown function (DUF842); CONTAINS InterPro DOMAIN/s: Protein of unknown function DUF842, eukaryotic (InterPro:IPR008560); BEST Arabidopsis thaliana protein match is: Eukaryotic protein of unknown function (DUF842) (TAIR:AT1G05730.1); Has 259 Blast hits to 259 proteins in 85 species: Archae - 0; Bacteria - 0; Metazoa - 173; Fungi - 0; Plants - 65; Viruses - 0; Other Eukaryotes - 21 (source: NCBI BLink).) produces the protein MDHIAAAEEQIVSERLRRKLEEVNVAAQTQLSPIQDHINFTLQQAYFKCAYECFDRRRKQEEISNCVEHCSVPVVKSQQYFENEMAQFQERLNRSLVVCQDKFEASKLQKIRPEAVNEMESCVHKSIEENLNTLPHIVQRMKTAFNITN, from the exons ATGGATCACATCGCTGCGGCGGAAGAGCAAATCGTATCGGAGAGACTTCGAAGAAAGCTTGAAGAAGTTAATGTAGCTGCTCAGACTCAGCTTTCTCCTATCCAAGATCACATCAATTTCACCCTTCAG CAAGCTTATTTCAAATGTGCATATGAGTGCtttgatagaagaagaaagcaagagGAGATAAGTAACTGCGTCGAGCACTGCAGTGTTCCCGTTGTCAAATCTCAACAGTATTTCGAGAACGAAATGGCTCAATTTCAG GAAAGATTGAACAGATCACTGGTGGTGTGTCAAGACAAGTTTGAGGCCTCAAAGCTCCAGAAGATAAGGCCTGAAGCGGTTAACGAGATGGAGAGTTGTGTGCACAAATCCATTGAGGAAAATCTCAATACATTACCACATATTGTGCAGAGAATGAAGACAGCATTTAACATAACCAACTAA